One part of the Streptomyces lienomycini genome encodes these proteins:
- a CDS encoding thiamine pyrophosphate-binding protein, whose amino-acid sequence MPDDTQDVISGGHLVAKALKAEGVDRIYTLCGGHIIDIYDGCVDEGIEVVDVRHEQVAAHAADGYARITGKPGCAVVTAGPGTTDAVTGVANAFRAESPMLLIGGQGAHTQHKMGSLQDLPHVDMMTPITKFAASVPDTARAADMVSMAFRECYHGAPGPSFLEIPRDVLDAKVPAEKARVPQAGAYRASTRSAGDPEAVEKLADLLVHAEKPAILLGSQVWTTRATEAAVELVRTLNVPAYMNGAGRGTLPPGDPHHFQLSRRYAFSNADVIVIVGTPFDFRMGYGKRLSPEATVVQIDLDYRTVGKNRDIDLGIVGDAGLVLKSVTEAASGRLNGGASKRKEWLDELRAAEQTALDKRLPQLRSDASPIHPYRLVSEINDFLTEDSVYIGDGGDIVTFSGQVVQPKSPGHWMDPGPLGTLGVGVPFVLAAKQARPDKEVVALFGDGAFSLTGWDFETLVRYDLPFVGIVGNNSSMNQIRYGQAAKYGKERERVGNTLGDVPYDRFARMLGGHGEEVRDPADIGPALRRARESGKPSLINVWVDPDAYAPGTMNQTMYK is encoded by the coding sequence ATGCCCGACGACACCCAGGACGTCATTTCCGGCGGTCACCTCGTCGCCAAGGCACTCAAGGCCGAGGGGGTCGACCGCATCTACACACTGTGCGGCGGCCACATCATCGACATCTACGACGGCTGCGTCGACGAGGGCATCGAGGTCGTCGACGTACGCCACGAGCAGGTCGCCGCGCACGCCGCCGACGGCTACGCCCGCATCACCGGCAAACCCGGCTGCGCGGTGGTCACCGCGGGTCCGGGGACCACCGACGCCGTCACCGGGGTCGCCAACGCCTTCCGCGCCGAGTCGCCCATGCTGCTGATAGGCGGCCAGGGCGCCCACACCCAGCACAAGATGGGTTCGCTCCAGGACCTGCCGCACGTCGACATGATGACGCCGATCACCAAGTTCGCGGCGAGCGTGCCCGACACGGCGCGGGCGGCGGACATGGTGTCGATGGCGTTCCGCGAGTGCTACCACGGCGCCCCCGGGCCGTCCTTCCTGGAGATCCCGCGTGACGTCCTGGACGCCAAGGTGCCGGCGGAGAAGGCACGGGTGCCGCAGGCCGGGGCCTACCGTGCCTCCACCCGGTCGGCCGGTGACCCGGAGGCGGTCGAGAAGCTCGCCGACCTGCTGGTGCACGCCGAGAAGCCTGCCATCCTGCTCGGCAGCCAGGTGTGGACGACCCGGGCGACCGAGGCCGCCGTCGAACTGGTGCGCACGCTCAACGTACCGGCGTACATGAACGGCGCCGGCCGCGGCACCCTGCCGCCGGGCGACCCGCACCACTTCCAGCTCTCGCGGCGCTACGCCTTCTCCAACGCCGACGTGATCGTCATCGTCGGCACGCCCTTCGACTTCCGCATGGGCTACGGCAAGCGGCTCTCCCCCGAGGCGACCGTCGTGCAGATCGACCTCGACTACCGCACCGTCGGCAAGAACCGCGACATCGACCTCGGCATCGTCGGCGACGCGGGGCTGGTGCTGAAGTCGGTGACCGAGGCCGCGTCCGGTCGGCTCAACGGGGGCGCGTCGAAGCGCAAGGAGTGGCTGGACGAACTGCGCGCGGCCGAGCAGACGGCGCTGGACAAGCGGCTGCCGCAGCTCCGGTCGGACGCCTCGCCCATCCACCCGTACCGGCTGGTCAGCGAGATCAACGACTTCCTCACCGAGGACTCGGTCTACATCGGCGACGGCGGCGACATCGTCACCTTCTCCGGTCAGGTCGTGCAGCCCAAGTCACCGGGCCACTGGATGGACCCGGGACCGCTCGGCACGCTCGGCGTCGGCGTCCCCTTCGTGCTGGCCGCCAAGCAGGCACGCCCCGACAAGGAGGTCGTCGCCCTCTTCGGCGACGGCGCCTTCTCGCTCACCGGCTGGGACTTCGAGACCCTCGTCCGTTACGACCTCCCCTTCGTCGGCATCGTCGGCAACAACTCCTCGATGAACCAGATCCGCTACGGCCAGGCCGCCAAGTACGGCAAGGAGCGCGAGCGGGTCGGCAACACGCTCGGCGACGTCCCCTACGACCGGTTCGCCCGGATGCTGGGCGGCCACGGCGAGGAGGTCCGCGACCCCGCCGACATCGGCCCGGCACTGCGCCGGGCCCGCGAGTCCGGCAAGCCGTCCCTGATCAACGTCTGGGTGGACCCGGACGCGTACGCCCCCGGAACCATGAACCAGACGATGTACAAGTGA
- the sucC gene encoding ADP-forming succinate--CoA ligase subunit beta gives MDLYEHQARELFEEHGIVVPRAEVTDSPARARDIARALGGRAVVKAQVKTGGRGKAGGVRLAADPAEAEEAARHILGMDIKGHTVGTVMLAEPCDIEREFYVSYVLDRAAGRFLAIASAEGGMDIEEVAAQRPEAVARIPVDPAVGVHTATAVRIADAAGLPPQTVDTLVRLWKVLVREDALLVEVNPLVRTVDGRIVALDGKVTLDDNARFRQSRWGDEQSMSADPLEARAGAKGLNYVKLDGAVGVIGNGAGLVMSTLDVVAGCGARPANFLDIGGGASARVMADGLSVVLSDPDVRSVLVNVFGGITACDAVADGIVRALDEVRLTKPLVVRLDGNNAARGRALLDARAHPLVEQATTMDGAARRAARLATAAATAGQAG, from the coding sequence ATGGACCTGTACGAACACCAGGCAAGGGAACTCTTCGAAGAACACGGCATCGTGGTGCCGAGGGCCGAGGTCACCGACTCGCCCGCACGGGCCCGCGACATCGCCCGCGCGCTCGGCGGACGCGCCGTCGTGAAGGCGCAGGTCAAGACCGGCGGGCGGGGCAAGGCGGGCGGAGTGCGGCTCGCCGCGGACCCCGCCGAGGCCGAGGAGGCGGCGCGGCACATCCTCGGCATGGACATCAAGGGGCACACGGTCGGCACCGTCATGCTGGCCGAACCCTGCGACATCGAGCGGGAGTTCTACGTCTCCTACGTCCTCGACCGCGCGGCCGGCCGCTTCCTCGCGATCGCCTCCGCGGAAGGGGGCATGGACATCGAGGAGGTCGCCGCCCAGCGCCCCGAAGCCGTCGCCCGGATTCCCGTCGACCCCGCCGTGGGCGTGCACACGGCCACCGCGGTACGCATCGCCGACGCCGCGGGACTGCCCCCGCAGACCGTCGACACCCTGGTGCGGCTGTGGAAGGTGCTGGTCCGCGAGGACGCCCTCCTCGTCGAGGTGAACCCGCTGGTCAGGACCGTTGACGGCAGGATCGTGGCCCTCGACGGCAAGGTCACCCTCGACGACAACGCCCGCTTCCGCCAGTCCCGCTGGGGAGACGAGCAGTCGATGTCCGCCGACCCGCTGGAGGCGCGGGCCGGCGCCAAGGGCCTCAACTACGTCAAGCTGGACGGCGCGGTCGGCGTCATCGGCAACGGCGCCGGGCTGGTCATGTCGACACTCGACGTGGTCGCCGGCTGCGGTGCCCGCCCCGCCAACTTCCTCGACATCGGCGGGGGCGCCTCCGCCCGGGTCATGGCCGACGGGCTGTCCGTCGTGCTCTCCGACCCCGACGTGAGGTCCGTCCTCGTCAACGTCTTCGGCGGCATCACCGCCTGCGACGCGGTCGCCGACGGCATCGTCCGCGCCCTCGACGAGGTCCGGCTCACCAAACCGCTCGTCGTACGCCTCGACGGCAACAACGCCGCCCGGGGCCGCGCCCTGCTCGACGCCCGCGCGCACCCCCTCGTCGAACAGGCCACCACCATGGACGGCGCCGCCCGCCGTGCCGCCCGGCTCGCCACCGCGGCGGCCACCGCCGGACAAGCCGGATAA
- the sucD gene encoding succinate--CoA ligase subunit alpha, which translates to MAIYLTKESKVLVQGMTGSEGMKHTRRMLAAGTDVVGGVNPRKAGRTVDFDHRTVPVFGSVREGIERTGADVTVVFVPPAFAKAAVVEAADAGIGLAVVITEGIPVHDSVALTAHARAKGTRVVGPNCPGLISPGQSNAGIIPPNITKPGRIGLVSKSGTLTYQLMYELRDIGFSTCVGIGGDPVVGTSHIDCLAAFEDDPDTELIVLIGEIGGDAEERAAAYIREHVTKPVVGYIAGFTAPEGRTMGHAGAIVSGSSGTARAKKEALEAAGVRVGSTPTETARQVLEALGPRAGAAQDGAARDGARA; encoded by the coding sequence ATGGCGATCTACCTCACCAAGGAGAGCAAGGTCCTCGTCCAGGGCATGACCGGATCCGAGGGCATGAAGCACACCCGCCGCATGCTGGCCGCGGGCACCGACGTCGTCGGCGGCGTCAACCCGCGCAAGGCCGGCCGCACCGTGGACTTCGACCACCGCACCGTCCCGGTCTTCGGATCGGTCCGCGAGGGCATCGAACGCACGGGCGCCGACGTCACGGTCGTCTTCGTACCGCCCGCCTTCGCCAAGGCCGCGGTCGTCGAGGCCGCCGACGCCGGTATCGGCCTCGCGGTCGTCATCACCGAGGGCATCCCGGTCCACGACTCCGTCGCCCTCACCGCCCACGCCCGGGCCAAGGGCACCCGCGTCGTCGGACCCAACTGCCCCGGCCTGATCAGCCCCGGCCAGTCCAACGCGGGCATCATCCCGCCCAACATCACCAAGCCCGGCCGCATCGGCCTGGTCTCCAAGTCGGGCACGCTCACCTACCAACTCATGTACGAACTGCGCGACATCGGCTTCTCCACCTGTGTCGGCATCGGCGGCGACCCGGTCGTCGGCACCAGCCACATCGACTGCCTCGCCGCCTTCGAGGACGATCCCGACACCGAGCTGATCGTGCTCATCGGCGAGATCGGCGGCGACGCGGAAGAGCGCGCGGCGGCCTACATCCGCGAGCACGTCACCAAGCCCGTCGTCGGCTACATCGCCGGGTTCACCGCGCCCGAGGGCCGGACCATGGGCCACGCCGGGGCGATCGTCTCCGGCTCGTCGGGCACGGCGCGGGCCAAGAAGGAGGCGCTGGAGGCGGCCGGCGTACGGGTCGGGAGTACGCCGACCGAGACGGCGCGACAGGTACTCGAGGCACTCGGCCCAAGGGCAGGTGCCGCACAGGACGGCGCGGCCCGCGACGGAGCCCGCGCATGA
- a CDS encoding aldehyde dehydrogenase family protein codes for MTAVGAPDTGPLTLKSGTSWTACWQRCRTVAPEAFREDRVLNLWDAGWRADGRVLPAASPVDGTPITGPPRLDATTAHRAVRASLDQHRAWRHVPLPERRARVAATLDALAQHRELLALLLVWEIGKPWRSAQADVDRAVDGVRWYVDGIDAMTDGRAPLDGPVSNIASWNYPMSVLVHALLVQVLAGNAVIAKTPTDGGVACLTLACALAAREGLPVTLVSGSGGELSQALVRAPEIGCVSFVGGRDTGAAVATAVADLGKRHILEQEGLNTWGIWNFTGWDTLTQTVPKLFDYGKQRCTAYPRFVVQRQLFDAFLAAYLPAVRTLRVGHPLAVAAPDDPYPALDFGPVINAAKAKELHDQVAEAVDRGAVPLHRGSAADARFLPGQDTSAYVQPVTLLNPPRSSPLHHAEPFGPVDTVVLVDTEAELLAAMNASNGALVATLSTDDPATYDRLAPQIRAFKVGHGVPRSRGDRDELFGGHGGSWRGAFVGGELLVRAVTRGPAGERLPGNFPDHHLMP; via the coding sequence ATGACGGCCGTCGGCGCTCCGGACACCGGGCCGCTCACCCTGAAGTCCGGCACCTCCTGGACCGCCTGCTGGCAGCGTTGCCGCACCGTCGCCCCCGAGGCGTTCCGCGAGGACCGCGTCCTCAACCTCTGGGACGCGGGCTGGCGGGCGGACGGCCGGGTCCTGCCGGCCGCCAGCCCGGTCGACGGCACCCCGATCACCGGACCACCCCGACTGGACGCGACGACGGCCCACCGCGCCGTCCGCGCCTCCCTCGACCAGCACCGCGCCTGGCGCCACGTCCCCCTGCCCGAACGCCGCGCCCGCGTCGCCGCCACCCTCGACGCCCTCGCCCAGCACCGCGAACTGCTCGCGCTGCTGCTGGTCTGGGAGATCGGCAAGCCCTGGCGGTCGGCGCAGGCCGACGTCGACCGGGCCGTCGACGGTGTCCGCTGGTACGTGGACGGCATCGACGCGATGACCGACGGCCGGGCCCCGCTGGACGGCCCGGTCTCCAACATCGCGAGCTGGAACTACCCGATGAGCGTGCTCGTTCACGCATTGCTGGTCCAAGTACTGGCGGGCAACGCGGTCATCGCCAAGACCCCGACCGACGGCGGCGTCGCCTGCCTGACCCTGGCCTGCGCGCTCGCCGCCCGCGAGGGGCTTCCCGTCACCCTCGTCAGCGGCAGCGGAGGCGAGCTGTCCCAGGCGCTGGTGCGGGCACCCGAGATCGGTTGCGTCTCCTTCGTCGGCGGCCGGGACACGGGCGCGGCAGTCGCCACCGCCGTCGCCGACCTCGGCAAGCGGCACATCCTCGAACAGGAAGGACTCAACACCTGGGGCATCTGGAACTTCACGGGCTGGGACACGCTCACGCAGACGGTCCCGAAGCTCTTCGACTACGGCAAGCAGCGCTGCACCGCCTACCCGCGCTTCGTCGTCCAGCGGCAGCTGTTCGACGCGTTCCTCGCGGCGTACCTCCCGGCGGTCCGCACCCTGCGCGTCGGTCACCCGCTCGCCGTCGCGGCACCGGACGACCCGTACCCGGCGCTGGACTTCGGACCGGTGATCAACGCCGCCAAGGCCAAGGAGCTGCACGACCAGGTCGCCGAAGCCGTCGACCGGGGCGCCGTCCCGCTGCACCGCGGCAGCGCGGCCGACGCCCGGTTCCTGCCCGGCCAGGACACCTCCGCCTACGTACAGCCCGTCACGCTGCTGAACCCGCCCCGGTCCTCACCGCTGCACCACGCGGAGCCGTTCGGACCGGTGGACACCGTCGTCCTGGTCGACACCGAGGCGGAGCTGCTCGCCGCGATGAACGCCTCCAACGGCGCGCTGGTGGCCACGCTGTCCACGGACGACCCGGCGACGTACGACAGGCTCGCGCCGCAGATCCGCGCGTTCAAGGTCGGCCACGGCGTCCCGCGGTCCCGCGGTGACCGCGACGAGCTGTTCGGCGGGCACGGCGGATCCTGGCGCGGTGCCTTCGTGGGCGGTGAACTGCTGGTGCGCGCCGTCACACGCGGCCCGGCGGGGGAGCGGCTGCCGGGGAACTTCCCGGACCACCACCTCATGCCATAA
- the fusA gene encoding elongation factor G, giving the protein MRTHVNTRTDPLAGVRNLGILAHVDAGKTTVTERILFATGTTHKRGEVHDGTTVTDFDPQERDRGITIFAAAVSCSWDGHRINLIDTPGHVDFADEVERSLRVLDGAVAVFDAVAGVEPQSESVWRQADRHGVPRIAFVNKMDRAGADLDTAVASIRERLHPVPLAVQLPIGTEEGFTGVVDLVRMCSLVWAAGADAAEEGPVPDALREEAAHRRRLLEEAVAERHPAALEEFCDRETLTAATLATALRDLTRTGDGVVVLCGSAYRNRGVEPLLDAVVTYLPSPLDVPPVRGTHDGTEQERPADPAAPMAALAFKVNATPTGRLTYVRVYSGTIEKGDTVWDAGTRRTERIGRILRVRADRHDPLERAVAGDIVAVVGLKSARAGSTLCAPGAPLLLEPPGVAEPVVHVAVEARRSTDTERLAAALARLTEEDPSLAVRTDPETGQTVLSGMGELHLEVAMERVRREHGLDVAVGRPGVAHRETVGAGVTGFVHRHVKQDGGAGQFAHIVLDVEPWQEDDDSTEGTGGFVFRSTVVGGRVPQEYVRAVEAGCRDALAEGPLGGHPVTGLRVTLTDGRTHVKDSSDTAFRTAGRFGLRDALRASEMVLLEPVVEVTVTVPEDAVGGVLGDLAARRGRVTGSGTRGGAAVVTATVPLAELFGYATRLRSRTQGRGTFTARPTGYAPAPAVTTVTTTR; this is encoded by the coding sequence GTGCGCACCCACGTCAACACCCGCACCGACCCGCTCGCCGGAGTCCGCAACCTGGGCATCCTCGCCCACGTCGACGCCGGCAAGACCACCGTCACCGAGCGGATCCTCTTCGCCACCGGCACCACCCACAAGCGCGGCGAGGTCCACGACGGCACCACCGTCACCGACTTCGACCCGCAGGAACGCGACCGCGGCATCACCATCTTCGCCGCGGCGGTCTCCTGCTCGTGGGACGGTCACCGGATCAACCTCATCGACACCCCGGGGCACGTCGACTTCGCCGACGAGGTCGAGCGCTCGCTGCGCGTACTCGACGGCGCGGTCGCCGTGTTCGACGCGGTGGCGGGAGTGGAGCCGCAGAGCGAGTCGGTGTGGCGGCAGGCCGACCGGCACGGTGTGCCCAGGATCGCGTTCGTCAACAAGATGGACCGGGCGGGCGCCGACCTCGACACCGCCGTCGCCTCCATCCGCGAACGGCTGCACCCCGTGCCGCTGGCCGTGCAGCTGCCCATCGGCACGGAGGAGGGCTTCACCGGCGTCGTCGACCTGGTGCGCATGTGCTCCCTCGTCTGGGCCGCCGGCGCGGACGCGGCCGAGGAGGGGCCGGTGCCCGACGCCCTGCGCGAGGAGGCGGCACACAGGCGCCGGCTGCTGGAGGAGGCGGTGGCGGAACGGCACCCGGCCGCGCTGGAGGAGTTCTGCGACCGGGAGACGCTCACCGCGGCCACCCTCGCCACCGCCCTGCGCGACCTGACGCGCACCGGGGACGGCGTGGTCGTGCTGTGCGGCTCGGCCTACCGCAACCGCGGTGTCGAACCGCTGCTCGACGCCGTGGTGACGTACCTGCCCTCGCCGCTCGACGTACCGCCGGTGCGCGGCACGCACGACGGCACGGAGCAGGAACGGCCCGCCGACCCGGCGGCACCGATGGCGGCACTGGCGTTCAAGGTGAACGCCACCCCGACCGGACGGCTGACGTACGTGCGGGTCTACTCGGGCACGATCGAGAAGGGAGACACCGTGTGGGACGCGGGAACGCGCCGCACCGAGCGCATCGGCCGCATCCTGCGGGTACGGGCCGACCGGCACGACCCGCTGGAACGCGCGGTCGCCGGGGACATCGTCGCCGTCGTCGGACTGAAGTCGGCCCGCGCCGGCTCGACCCTGTGCGCACCGGGTGCTCCGCTGCTCCTGGAACCGCCCGGCGTGGCCGAACCGGTCGTGCACGTGGCCGTGGAGGCCCGGCGCTCCACCGACACCGAACGGCTGGCCGCCGCGCTCGCCCGGCTGACCGAGGAGGACCCCTCACTGGCCGTGCGGACCGACCCGGAGACCGGGCAGACCGTGCTGTCGGGCATGGGCGAACTGCATCTGGAGGTCGCGATGGAGCGCGTCCGGCGCGAGCACGGACTCGACGTCGCCGTCGGCCGTCCCGGCGTGGCCCACCGCGAGACGGTCGGCGCGGGTGTGACTGGCTTCGTCCACCGGCACGTCAAACAGGACGGCGGCGCCGGGCAGTTCGCGCACATCGTGCTCGACGTCGAGCCGTGGCAGGAGGACGACGACAGCACGGAAGGAACGGGAGGGTTCGTGTTCCGTTCGACGGTCGTCGGTGGACGCGTGCCGCAGGAGTACGTCCGGGCCGTCGAGGCGGGCTGCCGGGACGCCCTCGCCGAGGGTCCGCTCGGCGGGCACCCGGTGACCGGCCTGAGGGTCACGCTCACCGACGGCCGGACCCATGTGAAGGACTCCTCGGACACGGCCTTCCGCACCGCCGGCCGGTTCGGTCTCCGTGACGCCCTGCGCGCCTCGGAGATGGTCCTGCTGGAACCGGTCGTGGAGGTCACGGTCACCGTGCCCGAGGACGCGGTCGGCGGCGTGCTCGGTGACCTCGCCGCGCGCCGCGGCCGGGTCACCGGCTCCGGCACGCGCGGCGGCGCGGCGGTGGTCACCGCCACCGTGCCGCTGGCCGAGCTGTTCGGCTACGCGACCCGGCTGCGCAGCCGCACCCAGGGCCGCGGCACCTTCACCGCCCGGCCCACCGGCTACGCACCGGCGCCGGCCGTGACGACCGTCACGACCACGCGGTAG
- a CDS encoding LacI family DNA-binding transcriptional regulator: MRPDARRTTLADIARAAGVSVATVSKVVNDRGDVAPQTRTRVQELLHQHHYLAPVFRHTEAVESPTIEVQFRGGLKSYVAETLEGIIDSASESGASVVISKASGAPHWARDLVSAGRRAVIAVTSVYTTAHLNELARSGLPLVVLDPLHLPDSRIHSVGATNFAGGLAATQHLLSLGHRRVAYLGGPAMAVCNQARLHGYRAAMEAGGLPVPDAYTRPGEFTYETGLLGAAALLDLDEPPTAVFAGNDEIAVGAVEAARARGLRVPEDLSVVGFDDTSLAQMASPPLTTVRQPLREMGGAALRTALRLANGERVDSHHIELATELVVRASTAPPRAVSPERG; this comes from the coding sequence ATGCGACCGGACGCGAGGCGCACCACGTTGGCGGACATCGCACGAGCGGCCGGGGTGTCCGTGGCGACGGTGTCCAAGGTGGTCAACGACCGTGGTGACGTGGCTCCGCAGACCCGCACTCGGGTGCAGGAACTGCTGCACCAGCACCACTACCTCGCCCCCGTTTTCCGGCACACGGAGGCGGTGGAAAGCCCCACCATCGAGGTGCAGTTCAGGGGTGGACTGAAGTCGTACGTGGCCGAGACCCTGGAAGGGATCATCGATTCGGCCTCCGAGTCCGGGGCCTCGGTGGTGATCAGCAAGGCATCCGGTGCCCCGCACTGGGCCCGGGACCTGGTCTCGGCCGGGCGTCGTGCCGTCATCGCGGTCACCAGCGTGTACACCACGGCGCACCTGAACGAACTGGCCCGGTCCGGGCTGCCGCTGGTGGTACTGGACCCGTTGCACCTGCCGGACAGCCGGATCCACAGTGTCGGGGCCACCAACTTCGCGGGCGGCCTGGCCGCGACCCAGCACCTGCTCTCCCTCGGCCACCGCCGAGTCGCCTATCTCGGCGGACCCGCCATGGCCGTGTGCAACCAGGCACGCCTGCACGGCTACCGCGCCGCCATGGAGGCGGGCGGCCTCCCCGTACCCGATGCCTACACCCGGCCGGGAGAGTTCACCTACGAGACCGGACTGCTCGGAGCCGCGGCGCTGCTGGACCTGGACGAGCCACCCACCGCGGTCTTCGCGGGCAACGACGAGATCGCCGTCGGTGCCGTCGAGGCCGCCCGTGCCCGAGGCCTGCGCGTCCCGGAGGACCTGAGTGTGGTCGGCTTCGACGACACGAGCCTCGCCCAGATGGCGTCGCCGCCCCTCACCACCGTCCGCCAGCCCTTGCGCGAAATGGGCGGTGCCGCCCTGCGCACCGCCCTCCGGCTCGCCAACGGTGAGCGGGTCGATTCCCACCACATCGAGCTCGCCACCGAACTCGTGGTACGCGCCTCCACGGCGCCGCCCCGCGCGGTGTCTCCGGAGCGCGGGTAG
- a CDS encoding extracellular solute-binding protein — protein MALSRRTLLGMAAGVPVSAALAACGSSGPGKSGGGATYWYLNGQPQEGVRAGAVDAFNKAHPDGRIKDTTFQNDAYKTKIKTAIGAGQAPTVIWGWGGGTLRTYAEAGQVDDLTSWFDQHPEVKKARFPSSFGAATVDGKIYAVPCDAVQPIVLYYNKRVFEKVGAEPPESWEDIMALVPRFNAKGIAPFSLGGQSRWTNMMWLEFLFDRIGGPEVFQAVIDGQKDAWSHPDAITALTRVQELVEADGFIKGFSSITADSNADQALLYTDKAAMMLHGAWSYGIQQADGGDFVSSGGLGYMNFPPVDGGKGDPSNAVGNPAQYLSLSAKATEEEKKIAKEFFATGVLQDAEVKAWIDNGSVPVRVGTEKLLAASKSADFLQLNYGIASKAKTFVQSWDQALSPTAAETLLDNVAKLFQLSVSPQQFAANLNAVIGT, from the coding sequence ATGGCGCTCTCCCGACGTACTCTCCTAGGCATGGCCGCCGGTGTGCCGGTCTCCGCGGCGCTGGCGGCCTGTGGCTCGTCCGGACCCGGCAAGAGCGGTGGCGGAGCCACGTACTGGTACCTGAACGGCCAGCCGCAGGAAGGCGTCCGAGCCGGTGCGGTGGACGCCTTCAACAAGGCCCACCCGGACGGCCGGATCAAGGACACCACGTTCCAGAACGACGCCTACAAGACCAAGATCAAGACGGCCATCGGCGCGGGGCAGGCGCCCACCGTCATCTGGGGCTGGGGCGGCGGGACGCTGCGCACCTACGCGGAAGCCGGCCAGGTCGACGACCTCACCTCGTGGTTCGACCAGCATCCCGAGGTCAAGAAGGCGCGGTTCCCGTCGTCCTTCGGCGCGGCGACCGTGGACGGCAAGATCTACGCGGTGCCGTGCGACGCCGTGCAGCCGATCGTCCTCTACTACAACAAGAGGGTCTTCGAGAAGGTCGGCGCGGAGCCGCCGGAGTCCTGGGAAGACATCATGGCGCTGGTGCCCCGGTTCAACGCGAAGGGCATAGCGCCGTTCTCCCTCGGTGGGCAGTCCCGGTGGACGAACATGATGTGGCTGGAGTTCCTGTTCGACCGCATCGGCGGTCCAGAGGTGTTCCAGGCCGTCATCGACGGCCAGAAGGACGCCTGGTCGCACCCGGACGCCATCACCGCGCTGACCAGGGTGCAGGAGCTGGTCGAGGCCGACGGGTTCATCAAGGGCTTCTCGTCCATCACCGCGGACTCCAACGCGGACCAGGCGCTGCTCTACACCGACAAGGCCGCCATGATGCTGCACGGCGCGTGGTCGTACGGCATCCAGCAGGCCGACGGCGGCGACTTCGTCTCCAGCGGCGGCCTCGGCTACATGAACTTCCCGCCCGTCGACGGCGGCAAGGGCGATCCGAGCAACGCGGTCGGCAACCCCGCCCAGTACCTCTCCCTCTCCGCCAAGGCCACCGAGGAGGAGAAGAAGATCGCCAAGGAGTTCTTCGCGACCGGTGTCCTCCAGGACGCCGAGGTGAAGGCGTGGATCGACAACGGGTCCGTTCCGGTCCGGGTCGGCACGGAGAAGCTCCTGGCCGCCTCCAAGAGCGCCGACTTCCTCCAGCTCAACTACGGCATCGCCAGCAAGGCCAAGACGTTCGTGCAGTCCTGGGACCAGGCCCTCAGCCCGACGGCCGCCGAGACGCTGCTGGACAACGTCGCCAAGTTGTTCCAGCTGTCCGTCTCGCCGCAGCAGTTCGCCGCCAACCTCAACGCGGTCATCGGCACATGA
- a CDS encoding carbohydrate ABC transporter permease, translating into MSPHTAHSPGRPPRSILPWLATPALVVYVGFAVVPLVGVFALSFTTWDGIGTIHGSGLDSWRAVLADPGLPHALWVTFLVMAVSWAVQTPLSILLGTFLAGRQRYRAVLGVVYFIPLMLSSAAIAIAYKALLDPNFGLGAGLNLPLLVQDWLGRPGLAFGVVVFVVSWQFVPFHTLIYQGGVQQIPTSLYEAAQLDGAGRVRQFFSITLPQLKYTVITSSTLMVVGSLTFFDLIFVLTEGGPGDATRVLALDMYKRGFQASLMGPASVIAVILVLVGLALALLLRRLGGRDAGASQLEGV; encoded by the coding sequence ATGAGCCCGCACACGGCCCACTCGCCCGGTCGCCCACCGCGCAGCATCCTGCCGTGGCTGGCGACGCCGGCGCTGGTGGTCTACGTCGGCTTCGCGGTGGTTCCGCTCGTCGGTGTCTTCGCGCTGAGCTTCACCACCTGGGACGGCATCGGCACCATCCACGGCTCGGGGCTGGACAGTTGGCGCGCGGTGCTCGCCGACCCCGGGCTGCCGCACGCCCTGTGGGTGACGTTCCTGGTGATGGCCGTGTCCTGGGCCGTTCAGACACCGCTGAGCATTCTGCTCGGCACGTTCCTGGCGGGCCGCCAGCGGTACCGCGCGGTGCTGGGCGTGGTCTACTTCATCCCCTTGATGCTCAGCTCCGCCGCCATCGCGATCGCGTACAAGGCGCTGCTGGACCCCAACTTCGGGCTCGGGGCGGGACTGAACCTGCCGCTGCTGGTCCAGGACTGGCTGGGGCGGCCGGGGCTCGCGTTCGGTGTCGTCGTCTTCGTCGTCTCCTGGCAGTTCGTCCCGTTCCACACCCTGATCTACCAAGGTGGCGTCCAGCAGATTCCCACGTCACTCTACGAGGCGGCACAGCTGGACGGGGCCGGACGCGTCCGGCAGTTCTTCAGCATCACCCTGCCCCAGCTGAAGTACACCGTCATCACCTCGTCCACGCTGATGGTGGTGGGGTCGCTGACCTTCTTCGATCTCATCTTCGTGCTGACCGAGGGCGGTCCCGGGGACGCCACCCGGGTGCTCGCACTGGACATGTACAAGCGGGGATTCCAGGCCAGTCTGATGGGACCGGCCAGCGTCATCGCGGTCATCCTGGTCCTGGTGGGTCTGGCCCTCGCGCTGCTGCTGCGCCGGCTCGGCGGCCGGGACGCCGGCGCGAGCCAACTCGAGGGAGTCTGA